Proteins encoded by one window of Rouxiella chamberiensis:
- a CDS encoding glycerate kinase — MNDKDAAKILQDIFRAAVDSALPGPVVPPALPEKPRGRCVVIGAGKASAAMAAAVDAAWPDVALSGVVVTRYGHAVPAGRIEILEAAHPVADAMSETAATRIAEAVRNLGPDDLVLALMSGGGSALMALPVAGLTLADKQQITQSLLLSGANIREMNLVRRHLSAIKGGKLASLAHPARVVSLIISDVPGDNPSDVASGPTVADSSTPAQALAILARYAIPVSPGVRKALMEQQEDPLLRAVHADTRLIATPSLALDAAAEAARKHGITPLILGDALEGESRELGIVMAGIAKSVQQYGHPVKKPAVLLSGGETTVTVTGSAGKGGRNTEFLLSLACALDSQQAIWAIAGDSDGIDGTEDAAGAIIFPDTLSRGRLAGLTASDYLRQHDSYSFFHATGDLLMTGPTLTNVNDIRAILIL, encoded by the coding sequence ATGAACGATAAAGACGCTGCAAAAATATTGCAGGATATCTTTCGCGCCGCCGTCGACAGCGCCCTCCCCGGGCCTGTCGTCCCGCCCGCTCTGCCGGAAAAACCACGGGGTCGCTGTGTGGTCATTGGCGCAGGCAAGGCGTCGGCGGCGATGGCGGCGGCGGTAGACGCGGCCTGGCCGGATGTTGCGTTATCGGGCGTGGTTGTCACACGTTATGGCCACGCGGTGCCTGCCGGACGTATCGAGATTCTTGAAGCGGCGCATCCCGTCGCCGACGCCATGAGCGAAACGGCGGCGACAAGAATCGCCGAAGCGGTACGGAATCTCGGACCCGACGACCTGGTGCTGGCGCTGATGTCGGGCGGAGGATCGGCGCTCATGGCGCTGCCCGTCGCCGGTCTGACGCTGGCCGATAAACAGCAGATTACTCAATCCCTGCTGCTTAGCGGCGCGAACATTCGCGAGATGAATCTGGTGCGTCGCCATCTTTCGGCCATCAAGGGAGGAAAACTGGCGTCTCTTGCCCATCCTGCTCGCGTCGTGTCACTGATTATCAGCGATGTGCCGGGCGATAACCCTTCCGACGTCGCCTCCGGCCCGACGGTCGCCGACAGCAGCACGCCCGCTCAGGCCCTGGCGATTCTGGCACGCTACGCTATTCCCGTGTCGCCGGGGGTCCGAAAAGCGCTGATGGAACAGCAGGAAGACCCTCTTCTGCGCGCGGTACATGCCGACACACGGCTTATCGCCACACCGTCTCTCGCGCTCGACGCCGCCGCCGAGGCGGCAAGAAAACACGGTATCACGCCGCTGATTCTGGGCGATGCGCTCGAGGGTGAAAGCCGTGAACTGGGCATCGTGATGGCGGGCATCGCCAAATCGGTTCAACAGTACGGACACCCCGTGAAAAAACCGGCGGTGCTGTTATCCGGCGGGGAAACCACGGTGACGGTCACAGGCAGCGCCGGTAAAGGCGGCAGAAACACCGAGTTTCTGCTGAGTCTGGCCTGCGCGCTGGATTCGCAGCAGGCTATCTGGGCTATTGCGGGTGACAGCGACGGCATTGACGGCACGGAAGACGCCGCAGGTGCCATTATCTTTCCCGATACGCTCTCTCGCGGCAGACTGGCGGGCCTTACGGCGAGTGATTATCTACGCCAGCACGACAGTTACAGTTTTTTCCATGCGACAGGCGATTTGCTGATGACCGGGCCTACCTTGACCAATGTGAATGATATTCGCGCCATATTAATCCTTTAA
- a CDS encoding SDR family oxidoreductase: MRARGGKAVAVGADVSKEEDVERLIATAVDSFGALDILVANSGMQKDAPIGEMTLADWNKVLEVNLTGQFLCARGALKQFRQQQSRSVSRASGKIIHMSSVHQVIPWAGHVNYAASKGGVDLLMRSIAQEVGEERIRVNAVAPGAIATAINAKSRDDDAGKKMLELIPYGRIGEPEDVANAVVWLASDLSDYIHGTTLFIDGGMSLYASFRDNG, encoded by the coding sequence ATTCGCGCCCGAGGCGGCAAGGCCGTTGCCGTCGGGGCTGATGTGTCCAAAGAGGAAGACGTCGAGCGGCTGATTGCCACCGCTGTCGACAGCTTTGGTGCGCTGGATATTCTGGTCGCCAACTCCGGCATGCAGAAGGATGCGCCGATTGGCGAGATGACGCTGGCGGACTGGAACAAGGTGCTGGAAGTCAATCTCACCGGGCAGTTTCTCTGCGCGCGTGGCGCGTTGAAGCAGTTTCGTCAGCAGCAATCGCGGTCGGTGAGCCGGGCTAGCGGTAAAATCATCCACATGAGCTCGGTGCATCAGGTGATTCCCTGGGCCGGGCATGTGAACTATGCCGCTTCCAAAGGCGGCGTGGATTTATTGATGCGCAGCATCGCCCAGGAGGTGGGTGAAGAAAGGATTCGCGTCAACGCCGTGGCACCCGGTGCCATCGCCACGGCTATCAATGCCAAAAGCCGTGACGACGACGCGGGCAAAAAGATGCTGGAACTGATTCCCTATGGCCGCATCGGCGAACCGGAAGACGTCGCCAACGCGGTGGTTTGGCTGGCGAGCGACCTGTCCGACTACATTCACGGCACTACGCTGTTTATTGACGGCGGCATGAGCCTGTACGCGAGCTTCCGCGACAACGGCTAA
- the paoA gene encoding aldehyde dehydrogenase iron-sulfur subunit PaoA: MSNPDSKPDKQTKIEQQNQQNSQSGHFTLSRRDLIKTGAVSAAALTAPTAFAVSEPEPAPTPPPDISRLTLRVNGQSRQLEMDTRTSLLDALREHLHLTGTKKGCDHGQCGACTVIVDGRRINSCLTLAVMHQDAEITTIEGLGTPEALHPMQAAFIRHDGFQCGYCTSGQICSSVAVLQEIKQGIPSHVSSNLLAPTPISAEELRERMSGNICRCGAYSNILAAITDVAGSQT, encoded by the coding sequence ATGAGCAACCCAGACTCGAAACCCGATAAGCAGACAAAAATTGAACAGCAAAATCAGCAAAATAGCCAGAGTGGACATTTTACTTTGAGCCGGCGGGACCTTATCAAGACTGGTGCGGTGTCGGCCGCCGCGCTAACCGCCCCTACGGCCTTCGCCGTCTCCGAACCCGAGCCTGCCCCCACACCCCCACCCGATATTTCTCGCCTAACCCTGCGGGTCAACGGTCAGTCCCGGCAGCTTGAAATGGATACCCGCACCTCCCTGCTGGATGCCCTGCGAGAACACCTTCATCTTACCGGAACCAAAAAAGGCTGCGATCACGGCCAATGCGGTGCCTGTACGGTGATTGTCGATGGCCGCCGAATCAATTCGTGTCTCACGCTCGCGGTTATGCATCAGGATGCCGAGATAACCACCATCGAGGGTCTTGGCACACCCGAAGCCCTGCATCCGATGCAGGCCGCCTTTATCAGGCACGATGGTTTTCAGTGCGGGTATTGCACCTCTGGACAAATTTGCTCGTCGGTTGCCGTCCTGCAGGAGATAAAACAGGGCATTCCCAGCCACGTGAGCAGCAATCTCCTTGCGCCGACGCCCATTTCCGCCGAAGAGCTGCGCGAGCGAATGAGCGGCAACATCTGCCGCTGCGGTGCCTATTCCAACATTCTTGCCGCCATTACCGACGTCGCCGGGAGTCAGACATGA
- a CDS encoding SDR family NAD(P)-dependent oxidoreductase — MNLSLENQVALVTGASSGLGYACADALAAAGACVVINYNSHAEPAEALAEKFAPEAARPLPSGLMCPKRKTSSG; from the coding sequence ATGAATTTGTCTTTGGAAAACCAGGTTGCTTTAGTCACCGGGGCCAGTTCGGGCCTCGGTTATGCCTGTGCCGACGCGCTGGCCGCGGCCGGTGCCTGCGTCGTTATCAATTACAACAGTCACGCCGAACCGGCCGAAGCGCTGGCCGAAAAATTCGCGCCCGAGGCGGCAAGGCCGTTGCCGTCGGGGCTGATGTGTCCAAAGAGGAAGACGTCGAGCGGCTGA
- a CDS encoding LysR family transcriptional regulator, with protein MELNQLRCFIAVAQELHFGHAAQKMEMMPASFGRFIRLLEEEFGLRLLNRSTRNVSLTQEGVLFLEDAVKIVALADQLSSKFKKVGQKIKHPLRIGAMDSAASGLLPKLLNIYRQSHPEVDIHLQEDKSINLIPRLKSGWLDAIFVRPPEKYDSAIEFSLITHENCALAVPCHHRLAERNSVSVHDFAEEAMILPERRLRPHSHDLTMTLFRTEGLQPKISQYADEKHTIVNLVSAGLGLAIVPAYLKGQSFPGVKYIALQVPENVAGLPLSVAWMKGNTDANLLDLLQLLKDNHLALVKGL; from the coding sequence ATGGAGTTAAACCAGCTGAGGTGTTTTATCGCAGTGGCGCAAGAGTTGCACTTTGGTCACGCCGCGCAAAAAATGGAGATGATGCCTGCGTCTTTTGGCCGGTTTATCAGGCTGTTGGAGGAAGAATTCGGCTTGCGACTGCTGAACCGCTCCACACGCAATGTCTCGCTGACGCAGGAGGGCGTGCTGTTTTTGGAGGACGCCGTCAAAATAGTGGCGCTGGCGGATCAGCTGTCGAGTAAATTCAAAAAGGTGGGTCAGAAAATAAAACATCCGCTGCGCATTGGTGCAATGGACAGCGCAGCCTCCGGATTATTACCCAAACTTCTTAATATTTATCGCCAGTCTCATCCCGAGGTGGATATTCATTTACAGGAAGATAAAAGTATTAATCTTATTCCGCGTCTTAAATCGGGTTGGCTGGATGCCATATTTGTCAGGCCGCCGGAAAAATATGATTCCGCTATCGAGTTTAGTTTGATTACCCATGAAAATTGCGCGCTGGCCGTGCCTTGCCATCATCGTCTCGCCGAAAGAAATAGCGTCTCTGTACACGATTTTGCCGAAGAAGCGATGATTCTGCCCGAAAGAAGATTACGCCCTCATAGTCATGACCTCACCATGACCCTCTTTAGAACAGAAGGGTTACAGCCAAAAATATCGCAATATGCAGATGAAAAGCACACGATTGTCAATCTGGTTTCGGCGGGGCTGGGGTTGGCGATTGTTCCCGCCTATCTAAAGGGGCAAAGCTTTCCGGGCGTGAAATATATCGCGCTTCAGGTGCCGGAAAACGTCGCCGGGCTTCCGCTTAGCGTGGCCTGGATGAAAGGCAATACCGATGCCAATCTTCTCGATTTACTGCAACTGCTCAAGGACAATCATCTCGCGCTTGTCAAAGGGCTATGA
- a CDS encoding tartrate dehydrogenase has product MTHYSIAAIPADGIGPEVISAGIEVLRALEKHNPQLKLTINTFDWGSDYYKANGVMMPEDGLAQLKKFDAIFFGAVGAPDVPDHITLWGLRLPICQGFDQYANVRPTKILPGITPPLRNCGPGDLDWVIVRENSEGEYSGNGGRAHKGLPEEVGTEVAIFTRVGVTRIMRYAFKLAQSRPRKFLTVVTKSNAQRHGMVMWDEIAAEVALEFPDVKWDKMLVDAMTHRMTLHPQTLDTIVATNLHADILSDLAGALAGSLGVAPTANIDPERRFPSMFEPIHGSAFDITGKGIANPIATFWTAAQMLEHLGEKEAADTLMQGIEHACSQGVLTPDVGGKATTADVTRAVVAFIEAHSPVTETV; this is encoded by the coding sequence ATGACTCATTATTCGATTGCAGCCATTCCCGCCGACGGTATCGGTCCTGAAGTGATCTCGGCCGGCATCGAGGTGCTGCGCGCGCTGGAAAAACACAATCCTCAACTGAAATTGACCATCAACACCTTTGACTGGGGATCAGACTATTACAAGGCAAACGGCGTGATGATGCCGGAAGACGGCCTCGCGCAGCTGAAAAAATTCGATGCCATATTTTTCGGCGCGGTAGGCGCGCCCGATGTTCCCGACCACATCACCCTATGGGGCCTGCGTCTGCCGATTTGTCAGGGCTTTGACCAGTATGCCAACGTCCGGCCGACCAAAATCCTGCCGGGGATTACGCCGCCGCTGCGCAACTGCGGGCCGGGAGATCTGGATTGGGTGATCGTGCGTGAAAATTCCGAGGGCGAATATTCGGGCAACGGCGGCCGTGCGCATAAAGGTCTGCCGGAGGAAGTCGGTACCGAAGTGGCTATTTTCACCCGCGTCGGCGTCACGCGCATCATGCGCTATGCCTTCAAGCTTGCGCAGTCGCGTCCGCGCAAGTTCCTGACCGTAGTCACCAAGTCCAACGCCCAGCGTCATGGAATGGTGATGTGGGACGAAATCGCGGCCGAAGTGGCGCTGGAATTCCCGGACGTGAAATGGGACAAGATGCTGGTCGATGCCATGACGCACCGCATGACGCTGCATCCGCAAACGCTGGACACCATTGTCGCAACCAACCTGCATGCCGACATTCTCTCGGATCTGGCCGGCGCGCTGGCGGGGAGTCTGGGCGTGGCACCGACCGCCAACATCGACCCCGAGCGCCGTTTCCCGTCGATGTTTGAACCTATCCACGGTTCGGCTTTCGACATTACGGGCAAAGGCATCGCCAACCCGATTGCCACGTTCTGGACCGCCGCACAGATGCTTGAGCATTTGGGTGAGAAAGAGGCGGCGGATACCCTGATGCAGGGCATCGAACATGCCTGCTCACAGGGTGTGCTCACGCCGGATGTGGGCGGCAAGGCCACTACGGCCGATGTCACGCGCGCAGTGGTCGCCTTTATCGAAGCCCACTCGCCGGTTACCGAGACGGTATAA
- the fucP gene encoding L-fucose:H+ symporter permease produces the protein MQPNIIQQPDGYLNKTPLLQFILLSCLFPLWGCAASLNDILITQFKSVFELSDFASALVQSAFYGGYFLIAIPASLVIRSSSYKIAILLGLALYIAGCVMFYPASHMATYTMFLAAIFAIAIGLSFLETAANTYSSMIGHRDYATLRLNISQTFYPVGALMGIVLGKYLVFQDGDSLHSQMAGLNPEQLHQFRLAMLEHTLEPYKYLVMVLVVVMVLFLLTRYPRCKPVSAEKKLPSLGETFGYLAKNRHFKRGIITQFIYVGMQVAVWSFTIRLALNLGAVNERHASNFMIYSFIGFFIGKFVANFLMTRFRAEKVLIAYSLVGVVTLLYVMLVPNFTAVYAAVFVSVLFGPCWATIYAGTLSTVDNKYTEVAGAFIVMAIVGAAFIPALQGLVSDRVGSMQLAFGVSLLCFAWVGFYFWGELRHKKHSAPAGQLAGETR, from the coding sequence ATGCAGCCGAACATCATCCAGCAGCCTGACGGCTATTTAAACAAGACCCCGCTGTTGCAGTTTATCCTGTTGTCGTGTCTGTTCCCGCTTTGGGGTTGCGCCGCCAGTTTAAACGATATCTTGATTACGCAATTCAAAAGCGTTTTCGAATTGAGTGACTTTGCCAGCGCGCTGGTGCAAAGCGCCTTTTACGGCGGCTACTTCCTGATTGCCATTCCGGCCTCGCTGGTTATTCGCAGCAGCAGCTACAAGATTGCCATTCTGCTTGGACTGGCGCTGTATATTGCAGGTTGCGTGATGTTTTATCCTGCCTCGCACATGGCGACCTACACCATGTTTCTGGCGGCCATTTTTGCCATTGCGATTGGTTTAAGCTTTCTTGAAACGGCGGCCAATACCTACAGCTCGATGATTGGTCACCGCGATTACGCCACACTGCGCCTGAACATCAGCCAGACGTTTTATCCCGTCGGCGCGCTGATGGGCATCGTGCTCGGAAAGTATCTGGTGTTTCAGGACGGCGACAGCCTTCACAGCCAGATGGCCGGGCTTAATCCCGAACAGTTGCATCAGTTCCGTCTTGCCATGCTCGAGCACACGCTCGAACCTTATAAATATCTGGTGATGGTGCTGGTCGTCGTGATGGTACTGTTCCTTCTGACCCGTTATCCGCGTTGCAAGCCTGTAAGCGCAGAGAAGAAACTGCCGAGCCTCGGCGAAACCTTTGGCTATCTGGCGAAAAACCGTCATTTCAAGCGCGGCATTATCACCCAGTTTATTTATGTCGGCATGCAGGTGGCGGTCTGGTCCTTCACCATTCGTCTGGCCTTGAATCTGGGCGCGGTCAATGAACGTCACGCCTCCAACTTTATGATTTACAGCTTTATCGGCTTCTTTATCGGCAAGTTCGTCGCCAACTTCCTGATGACACGCTTTCGCGCCGAAAAGGTGCTGATTGCCTATTCGCTCGTGGGCGTGGTCACGCTGCTTTATGTGATGCTGGTGCCCAACTTTACGGCGGTCTACGCCGCAGTGTTCGTCAGCGTGCTGTTTGGACCTTGCTGGGCGACGATTTATGCCGGCACACTGTCGACCGTAGACAACAAATATACCGAGGTGGCGGGCGCGTTTATCGTCATGGCCATTGTCGGCGCGGCCTTTATTCCGGCGCTTCAGGGACTGGTTTCCGACCGTGTAGGTTCAATGCAACTGGCGTTCGGCGTTTCGTTGTTATGCTTTGCCTGGGTCGGTTTCTACTTCTGGGGCGAACTGCGCCATAAGAAGCATTCGGCACCCGCAGGCCAACTCGCAGGAGAGACACGATGA
- a CDS encoding TetR/AcrR family transcriptional regulator, whose amino-acid sequence MSDKSRLRRPPFDREAGVAIAQSLFHQRGYDAVSIADLTQALDIKPPSFYAAYESKAKLFERTLQRYSLENRLPLDKILSPDKSVAESIESLLVAAARQYGRHAQQRGCMVMEGMRADDSVARQIACDMAQPGNKMILAWLKSVYPEAAESLADFIMITLRGLSSAAHLGMSQRRLIQAARMSAGAAGIALAEKAEQPENIEQ is encoded by the coding sequence ATGAGTGACAAGAGCCGTCTTCGCCGTCCGCCGTTTGACCGCGAGGCGGGTGTCGCGATTGCCCAATCGCTGTTCCATCAACGCGGTTATGACGCTGTAAGCATTGCCGATTTGACGCAGGCGCTGGACATCAAACCGCCGAGCTTTTACGCCGCCTATGAGAGCAAGGCGAAACTGTTTGAACGTACCTTGCAGCGGTATTCGCTGGAAAACAGGTTGCCGCTGGACAAGATTCTGTCGCCCGACAAGTCGGTGGCGGAGTCGATAGAAAGTTTGCTGGTGGCTGCGGCTCGTCAATATGGTCGTCACGCGCAGCAGCGTGGCTGCATGGTGATGGAAGGGATGCGGGCGGATGACAGCGTGGCGCGGCAAATTGCCTGTGATATGGCACAACCCGGCAATAAAATGATCCTCGCGTGGCTGAAATCGGTGTATCCCGAGGCGGCGGAAAGCCTTGCCGATTTCATCATGATTACGCTACGCGGTTTATCCTCGGCGGCGCATCTGGGCATGTCGCAGCGCCGACTGATTCAGGCTGCCAGAATGTCGGCCGGCGCGGCGGGCATTGCGCTGGCCGAAAAGGCCGAACAGCCAGAAAATATCGAACAATAA
- a CDS encoding SDR family NAD(P)-dependent oxidoreductase: MTLSFDNKIALVTGGSSGIGLGIAQTLSALGAKVIITGRNPQKLETALASLGAEAKAYPLDVANLEELDTLFAHIQADFGRLDVLIANAGVGDIQPLGQITVEKYDRQFTTNVRGITFTVQKALPLMKAGSSIVITGSTASINPGAGMSVYGATKAALRAMVRSWIVDIKGSGIRINILSPGPVDTTSLREFLPGNVDEVIQALSDRSPIGRIGSTAEIANAVAFLASDAAAYINGTEIFADGGASQI; encoded by the coding sequence ATGACTCTCTCATTTGACAACAAAATCGCCCTCGTCACCGGCGGCTCTTCAGGTATCGGGCTTGGCATTGCCCAGACGCTTTCCGCACTTGGCGCAAAAGTCATCATTACCGGTCGAAATCCGCAAAAGCTTGAAACGGCATTGGCGTCGCTCGGCGCAGAGGCCAAGGCCTACCCGCTCGATGTCGCCAACCTTGAAGAGCTCGACACGCTGTTCGCGCATATTCAGGCCGATTTTGGCCGCCTTGACGTGCTGATTGCCAACGCGGGCGTCGGCGATATTCAACCTCTGGGACAGATTACTGTCGAAAAGTACGACCGCCAATTTACCACCAATGTCCGTGGCATTACGTTCACCGTGCAGAAAGCCCTGCCGCTGATGAAGGCAGGAAGCAGCATCGTGATTACCGGCTCGACCGCCTCGATAAATCCGGGAGCGGGAATGAGCGTTTATGGCGCGACCAAAGCCGCGCTGCGCGCGATGGTTCGCAGCTGGATTGTCGATATCAAGGGTTCCGGCATTCGCATCAACATTCTTAGTCCGGGGCCGGTAGATACAACGTCACTGCGCGAATTTCTGCCAGGCAATGTCGATGAGGTGATTCAGGCGTTAAGCGATCGAAGCCCTATCGGCCGAATTGGCAGCACTGCTGAAATTGCCAACGCCGTAGCGTTTCTGGCCAGTGACGCCGCCGCCTATATCAACGGAACAGAAATCTTTGCCGATGGCGGCGCTTCGCAGATTTAA
- a CDS encoding MSMEG_0569 family flavin-dependent oxidoreductase, with the protein MNTHSHLAGEAKPQHVHTLIIGGGQAGLSMSYVLKQQGVEHLILERHRLGWAWREQRWDSFCLVTPNWQCRLPGFGYTDSESFAGKDPEGFMVKEEIVDYLERYAAHFSPPLREGVEVTGVDYCRADQAGRFCVSTRQGEFTAEQVVVAVGNYHRERFPPLSAQLPPRIHQLHSAQYRNAGSLPEGDVLVVGSAQSGAQIAEDLHLSGRKVHLCVGNAPRVARFYRGRDVVAWLDDMGHYQLNVDNHPLGEEARQKTNHYVTGRDGGRDIDLRAFALEGMQLHGRLQSYQPQTTGDGYLQLDGELEKYLNAADATAEKIKDSIDVWIAEQGIDAPEESRYVPVWRPPITDNRLSLDNIAVIIWAVGFHTDFSWINLPAFNARGYPMHRRGVSCVEGLYFLGLPWLWTWGSGRFEGVGHDAVHLGEQMAARSVKEGKQEALDSEINAFR; encoded by the coding sequence ATGAACACGCATTCACATCTTGCAGGCGAGGCAAAACCGCAGCATGTTCACACCCTGATTATCGGCGGCGGGCAGGCGGGACTGTCGATGAGCTACGTCCTCAAGCAGCAGGGCGTCGAACATTTGATCCTCGAACGTCATCGACTGGGCTGGGCATGGCGTGAACAGCGCTGGGACAGCTTTTGTCTGGTCACGCCCAACTGGCAATGTCGTTTGCCGGGATTTGGTTATACGGACAGTGAAAGTTTCGCCGGAAAAGATCCCGAAGGCTTTATGGTCAAGGAGGAAATAGTCGACTACCTCGAACGCTACGCCGCGCATTTCTCGCCGCCTCTGCGTGAGGGCGTCGAGGTGACGGGCGTCGATTACTGCCGCGCTGATCAGGCGGGGCGATTTTGCGTGAGCACGCGTCAGGGCGAATTTACCGCCGAACAGGTGGTGGTCGCAGTCGGAAATTATCACCGCGAGCGTTTTCCGCCTTTGTCGGCCCAGTTGCCGCCGCGCATTCATCAACTGCACTCCGCGCAATACCGCAACGCCGGGAGTCTGCCCGAGGGCGACGTGCTGGTGGTCGGTTCGGCGCAGTCCGGGGCGCAAATTGCCGAAGATTTGCATCTGTCCGGGCGCAAAGTGCATCTCTGCGTCGGCAACGCGCCGCGCGTGGCCCGCTTTTATCGCGGGCGTGACGTGGTGGCCTGGCTCGACGACATGGGACATTACCAGCTTAATGTCGATAACCATCCGCTTGGGGAAGAAGCCCGTCAGAAGACCAACCACTACGTCACCGGTCGCGACGGTGGCAGAGATATCGACCTGCGCGCCTTTGCCCTTGAAGGAATGCAGCTGCATGGTCGTTTACAGAGCTATCAGCCGCAAACCACCGGCGACGGCTATCTGCAACTGGATGGCGAGCTTGAAAAGTATTTAAACGCCGCCGATGCGACCGCCGAAAAAATCAAGGACAGTATCGATGTCTGGATAGCGGAACAGGGTATCGACGCGCCCGAAGAATCCCGTTATGTGCCTGTCTGGCGGCCGCCTATCACCGACAACCGGCTCTCTCTCGACAACATTGCCGTCATTATCTGGGCTGTGGGCTTTCACACCGATTTCAGCTGGATAAACCTCCCCGCCTTTAATGCGCGCGGATATCCCATGCATCGCCGTGGCGTTTCTTGCGTCGAGGGCCTGTATTTTCTCGGCTTGCCGTGGCTCTGGACCTGGGGATCGGGCCGTTTTGAGGGCGTGGGTCACGATGCTGTTCATCTCGGCGAACAGATGGCGGCAAGGTCTGTGAAAGAGGGGAAGCAAGAGGCGCTGGACAGTGAAATAAATGCGTTTCGTTAA
- the rbsK gene encoding ribokinase produces MDIAVIGSNMVDLITYTNVMPKAGETLEAPEFALGCGGKGANQAVAAAKLGAKVMMVSKVGEDLFAENTVDNLRQYGVDTQHVTVAPGTSSGVAPIFVDDQSQNRILIIKGANAMLAPADIDAAAESLKACRLIVLQLEIPLPTVYYAIDFARKHGIKVILNPAPAVAGLDIAYACQCDFFMPNETELEILTGLPVATEDDVLRAGRVLLGHGLKNLVITLGSRGSLWMQGDEVYRVKPTPVQAVDTSGAGDAFIGCFAHSLIEQGDIARAMQAASAYAACSVTQKGTQRSYPDADTFHRFLTA; encoded by the coding sequence ATGGATATTGCCGTCATCGGTTCAAACATGGTCGATTTAATAACCTATACCAACGTGATGCCGAAAGCGGGCGAAACGCTTGAAGCGCCCGAGTTCGCGCTGGGTTGTGGAGGGAAGGGAGCCAATCAGGCAGTGGCCGCCGCGAAGCTTGGCGCAAAAGTCATGATGGTGAGCAAGGTGGGCGAAGACCTGTTTGCCGAAAATACCGTCGACAATCTTCGTCAATACGGCGTCGACACCCAGCATGTCACCGTCGCGCCCGGCACCTCGAGCGGCGTGGCACCCATCTTCGTCGATGATCAGTCACAAAACCGCATTCTGATTATCAAGGGAGCGAATGCGATGTTGGCCCCGGCCGATATCGATGCTGCCGCCGAGTCGTTGAAAGCCTGTCGACTCATCGTGCTGCAACTCGAGATTCCTCTGCCGACCGTCTATTACGCCATCGACTTTGCCCGTAAACACGGGATCAAGGTCATCCTTAATCCTGCGCCTGCGGTCGCGGGGCTGGATATCGCCTATGCCTGCCAGTGTGACTTCTTCATGCCCAATGAAACCGAACTCGAAATTCTGACGGGTCTGCCGGTCGCTACGGAAGACGATGTCTTGCGCGCCGGGCGTGTGCTGCTCGGCCACGGTTTGAAAAATCTCGTGATTACCCTGGGCAGTCGCGGATCTCTCTGGATGCAGGGCGACGAGGTTTACCGCGTCAAGCCGACGCCCGTGCAGGCCGTGGATACCAGCGGTGCCGGTGATGCCTTCATCGGCTGCTTTGCCCATTCCCTGATTGAACAGGGCGACATAGCCAGAGCGATGCAAGCCGCTTCGGCTTACGCCGCCTGTAGTGTGACGCAAAAAGGCACGCAACGTTCCTATCCCGATGCCGACACCTTCCATCGTTTTCTCACCGCGTAA